One Apostichopus japonicus isolate 1M-3 chromosome 14, ASM3797524v1, whole genome shotgun sequence genomic window carries:
- the LOC139979769 gene encoding 15-hydroxyprostaglandin dehydrogenase [NAD(+)]-like isoform X3 — protein sequence MKIENKVALVTGGADGIGKAVSQRLLEKGAKFVAILDINEDLGKETVNTFSEKFGSSKVRFIHCNVADDKRLKECFQEAFDVFGTLDIVVNNAGVGTANHRRAIEINLIAVINGCFYAEELMTKQKREEKGVIVNTASMAGLKTGAAYVNSNYYAAKHGVVGLTKSLPYICGCRWFHPSY from the exons ATGAAGATTGAGAATAAGGTAGCCTTGGTTACAGGTGGAGCTGACGGGATAGGTAAAGCAGTCTCTCAGCGTCTCCTGGAGAAAGGAGCAAAG tTTGTTGCCATTCTCGATATAAACGAGGATTTGGGAAAGGAAACTGTGAACACATTTTCTGAAAAGTTTGGCAGCAGCAAAGTTCGCTTTATTCATTGCAACGTGGCAGATGACAAGAGACTGAAAG AATGTTTTCAAGAAGCGTTTGATGTCTTTGGGACACTAGATATTGTGGTGAATAACGCAGGAGTAGGCACTGCGAACCACAGAAGAGCAATCGAAATCAACCTG ATCGCAGTCATCAATGGTTGCTTCTATGCTGAGGAATTAATGACGAAACAGAAGAGAGAGGAGAAAGGAGTGATCGTAAACACAGCATCGATGGCAG GCTTAAAGACCGGTGCTGCCTATGTGAACAGTAACTATTATGCAGCTAAGCACGGAGTTGTGGGCCTGACTAAATCTTTGCCG tATATCTGTGGTTGTCGATGGTTTCATCCTAGCTATTGA
- the LOC139979769 gene encoding 15-hydroxyprostaglandin dehydrogenase [NAD(+)]-like isoform X1, which yields MKIENKVALVTGGADGIGKAVSQRLLEKGAKFVAILDINEDLGKETVNTFSEKFGSSKVRFIHCNVADDKRLKECFQEAFDVFGTLDIVVNNAGVGTANHRRAIEINLIAVINGCFYAEELMTKQKREEKGVIVNTASMAGLKTGAAYVNSNYYAAKHGVVGLTKSLPISSDEFSKDLRVAAVCPSLVLTSIFKSQDIMDDEKMKKCLEPFLEYEVNISVVVDGFILAIEDESLNGAIITTTKEGVNVESNLVTSAQ from the exons ATGAAGATTGAGAATAAGGTAGCCTTGGTTACAGGTGGAGCTGACGGGATAGGTAAAGCAGTCTCTCAGCGTCTCCTGGAGAAAGGAGCAAAG tTTGTTGCCATTCTCGATATAAACGAGGATTTGGGAAAGGAAACTGTGAACACATTTTCTGAAAAGTTTGGCAGCAGCAAAGTTCGCTTTATTCATTGCAACGTGGCAGATGACAAGAGACTGAAAG AATGTTTTCAAGAAGCGTTTGATGTCTTTGGGACACTAGATATTGTGGTGAATAACGCAGGAGTAGGCACTGCGAACCACAGAAGAGCAATCGAAATCAACCTG ATCGCAGTCATCAATGGTTGCTTCTATGCTGAGGAATTAATGACGAAACAGAAGAGAGAGGAGAAAGGAGTGATCGTAAACACAGCATCGATGGCAG GCTTAAAGACCGGTGCTGCCTATGTGAACAGTAACTATTATGCAGCTAAGCACGGAGTTGTGGGCCTGACTAAATCTTTGCCG ATCAGTTCAGATGAGTTTAGCAAAGATCTGCGTGTCGCTGCTGTTTGCCCTTCACTCGTTTTGACCAGCATCTTTAAATCTCAGGATATCATGGAtgatgaaaagatgaaaaaatgTTTAGAACCCTTCTTGGAATATGAGGTCAA tATATCTGTGGTTGTCGATGGTTTCATCCTAGCTATTGAAGATGAGAGCCTAAACGGAGCAATCATAACCACGACCAAAGAGGGCGTTAATGTAGAATCGAATCTGGTTACGTCTGCACAGTAA
- the LOC139979768 gene encoding 15-hydroxyprostaglandin dehydrogenase [NAD(+)]-like, producing the protein MKIDNKVALVTGGADGIGKAVSQRLLEKGAKFVAILDINEDLGKETEKNFAGKFGSKKVRFIHCNVTDDKRLKECFQEAFDVYGTLDIVVNNAGVATANHRRAIEINLIAVINGCFYAEELMTKQKREEKGVIVNTASMAGIRVAPGYVNSNYYASKYGVVGLTKSLPISSDDFSKDLRVAAICPALVLTSTFLQSQDMMDDASLKALIDPIMEREVNMSVVVDGFILAIEDESLNGAIITTTKEGVNVESNLVTSAQ; encoded by the exons ATGAAGATTGATAATAAAGTAGCCTTGGTTACAGGTGGAGCTGACGGGATAGGCAAGGCAGTCTCTCAGCGTCTCCTTGAGAAAGGAGCAAAG TTTGTTGCCATTCTCGATATTAACGAGGATTTGGGAAAAGAAACGGAGAAAAACTTTGCTGGAAAATTTGGCAGCAAAAAAGTTCGTTTTATTCATTGCAACGTGACAGATGACAAGAGACTAAAAG AATGTTTTCAAGAAGCGTTTGATGTCTATGGGACACTAGATATTGTGGTGAACAACGCAGGAGTAGCCACAGCCAACCACAGAAGAGCAATCGAAATCAACCtg ATCGCAGTCATCAATGGTTGCTTCTATGCTGAGGAATTAATGACGAAGCAGAAGAGAGAGGAGAAAGGAGTGATCGTAAACACAGCATCGATGGCAG GTATAAGGGTCGCACCAGGTTATGTGAACAGTAACTATTATGCATCAAAGTACGGAGTGGTGGGCCTGACCAAATCTTTGCCG ATCAGTTCAGATGACTTCAGCAAAGATCTACGTGTTGCCGCCATTTGTCCTGCACTCGTTCTTACCTCTACGTTTTTACAATCTCAAGATATGATGGACGACGCAAGTCTGAAGGCACTTATAGATCCCATTATGGAACGTGAAGTCAA tatGTCTGTGGTTGTCGATGGTTTCATCCTAGCTATTGAAGATGAGAGCCTAAATGGAGCAATCATAACCACGACTAAAGAGGGCGTTAATGTAGAATCGAATCTGGTTACGTCTGCACAGTAA